The Streptomyces sp. RKAG293 genome includes a region encoding these proteins:
- a CDS encoding GlxA family transcriptional regulator, whose protein sequence is MTRVVFLLVPQLHLLDLAGPAQVFSTAADFGYGYETAYVAEQEDIPTAQGLPLRAATSWPDLTPDDLVIVPGWRSRTLTQNGHVAESTLQRLRDHHAAGGVVASICAGAEALGRAGLLDGRRCTTHHDVQDELAVRHPRATVVRDVLYVVDDRVVTSAGIASGIDLALHLVAGRHGPGAAARIARNMVVYARRNGDEQQTSAMLRHRAHLSDAVHRVQDLIDTRFTEHLGLAALAATSGISERTLTRRFGEATGLTPLRYQQVLRVERAEHLISHGSTIESAARAVGFEDARMLRRLRARA, encoded by the coding sequence GTGACCCGGGTCGTCTTCCTGCTCGTCCCGCAGCTGCATCTGCTGGATCTCGCGGGCCCGGCGCAGGTGTTCTCGACCGCGGCCGACTTCGGCTACGGCTACGAGACCGCCTATGTCGCCGAGCAGGAAGACATCCCGACCGCCCAGGGCCTACCGCTCCGGGCGGCCACCAGCTGGCCCGATCTCACCCCCGACGACCTGGTGATCGTCCCGGGCTGGCGGTCCCGGACGCTGACCCAGAACGGGCACGTGGCGGAGTCCACGCTCCAGCGGCTGCGCGACCACCACGCCGCGGGCGGCGTCGTCGCCAGCATCTGCGCGGGCGCCGAAGCCCTCGGCCGGGCCGGCCTCCTCGACGGCCGCCGCTGCACCACCCACCACGACGTGCAGGACGAACTCGCCGTCCGCCACCCGCGGGCCACCGTCGTGCGCGATGTGCTCTACGTGGTCGACGACCGCGTCGTGACCTCCGCCGGCATCGCCAGCGGCATCGACCTCGCGCTGCACCTCGTCGCCGGCCGGCACGGGCCCGGCGCCGCCGCCCGCATCGCCCGCAACATGGTCGTCTACGCCCGCCGCAACGGCGACGAACAGCAGACCAGCGCGATGCTCCGGCACCGCGCCCACCTCAGCGACGCCGTCCACCGCGTCCAGGACCTCATCGACACCCGCTTCACCGAACACCTCGGCCTCGCCGCCCTCGCCGCCACCTCCGGCATCAGCGAACGCACCCTCACCCGCCGCTTCGGCGAAGCCACCGGCCTCACCCCGCTCCGCTACCAACAGGTCCTCCGCGTCGAGCGCGCCGAACACCTCATCTCCCACGGCTCCACCATCGAATCCGCCGCCCGGGCCGTCGGCTTCGAAGACGCCCGCATGCTCCGCAGACTCCGCGCGCGGGCCTGA
- a CDS encoding cysteine hydrolase family protein → MNRALIVIDVQQSFLQRPLWQASSNPGIVGQVNRLVAHARDEGDLVVWVLHSEPGTGGDFDPASGHVRLMEGLAPLDGEPVLTKTAHNAFTTTNLQQLLTSRGVTEVITSGIRTEQCVETTTRLASDLGYEVTFVTDATATTPCEHWDAPAGRSVEEILADPRTLQTDDIIARTEYALAGRFARVTTVKELTGS, encoded by the coding sequence ATGAACCGAGCACTGATCGTCATCGACGTCCAGCAGTCCTTTCTCCAGCGCCCGCTGTGGCAGGCCTCGTCCAACCCCGGCATCGTCGGCCAGGTGAACCGCCTGGTGGCGCACGCCCGCGACGAGGGCGACCTCGTCGTCTGGGTGCTGCACAGCGAGCCCGGCACCGGCGGGGACTTCGACCCGGCAAGCGGTCATGTGCGGCTGATGGAGGGGCTGGCGCCGCTCGACGGCGAGCCGGTGCTCACCAAGACCGCGCACAACGCCTTCACCACCACCAACCTCCAGCAGCTCCTCACCTCGCGCGGTGTCACCGAGGTCATCACCAGCGGCATCCGCACCGAGCAGTGCGTCGAGACGACGACCCGGCTCGCGTCCGACCTCGGCTACGAGGTCACCTTCGTCACCGACGCGACCGCCACCACCCCCTGCGAGCACTGGGACGCGCCGGCCGGCCGCTCGGTCGAGGAGATCCTCGCCGACCCCCGCACCCTGCAGACCGACGACATCATCGCCCGCACCGAGTACGCGCTCGCCGGCCGGTTCGCCCGGGTGACCACCGTCAAGGAGCTGACCGGATCGTGA
- a CDS encoding iron ABC transporter permease, with protein MPLFLLGAVALTACAAASLAFGSRPVPLGTVLDALFHHAHSRDAVVVTGLRVPRTLIGLAVGAALGVAGAVAQGVTRNPLASPTTLGINAGAGFAVVTAIYALHLTHPSQYLWFAFAGAAAAALFAQTLARRAGDLDPVRLALGGTVLTAVLVSWTSAVMLASNRTLDEARFWLAGSLSGRTLDVLYPVLPLIAVGLVIALAITPALNALALGDETAQALGVPVARIRVAGGLSVVLLAGSAVAVAGPVAFIGLAAPHLVRLVFGNDHRLLVPGCLIAGPLLLLGADVLGRVVIAPSELEVGIVTAFLGAPLLAVLARKVAR; from the coding sequence ATACCGCTGTTCCTGCTCGGCGCCGTCGCATTGACGGCGTGCGCCGCCGCGAGCCTCGCGTTCGGCTCGCGGCCGGTCCCCCTCGGCACCGTCCTCGACGCCCTGTTCCACCACGCCCACAGCCGTGACGCCGTGGTGGTCACCGGGCTCCGCGTACCGCGCACCCTCATCGGGCTCGCGGTCGGCGCGGCGCTCGGGGTGGCGGGGGCGGTCGCCCAGGGCGTCACGCGCAACCCACTGGCCTCACCGACCACGTTGGGGATCAACGCGGGCGCCGGCTTCGCCGTCGTCACGGCCATCTACGCACTGCATCTGACGCACCCTTCGCAGTACCTGTGGTTCGCGTTCGCCGGAGCGGCGGCCGCCGCGCTCTTCGCCCAGACGCTCGCCCGGCGGGCGGGCGACCTGGACCCGGTGCGCCTCGCGCTGGGCGGCACGGTGCTGACGGCCGTCCTGGTGTCCTGGACCTCCGCCGTGATGCTGGCGAGCAACCGCACCCTGGACGAAGCCCGGTTCTGGCTCGCGGGCTCGCTGTCCGGGCGGACGCTCGACGTCCTCTACCCCGTACTCCCGCTGATCGCCGTCGGGCTGGTCATCGCGCTGGCCATCACCCCGGCGCTCAACGCCCTGGCCCTCGGCGACGAGACCGCGCAGGCCCTGGGCGTGCCGGTGGCCAGGATCCGGGTCGCCGGCGGCCTCTCCGTGGTGCTGCTCGCCGGCTCCGCCGTCGCGGTGGCGGGACCGGTCGCCTTCATCGGGCTGGCCGCCCCGCACCTGGTGCGGCTGGTGTTCGGCAACGACCACCGGCTGCTGGTCCCCGGCTGTCTGATCGCCGGCCCGCTGCTGCTGCTCGGCGCCGACGTCCTGGGCCGCGTCGTGATCGCGCCCTCCGAACTGGAGGTCGGCATCGTCACCGCCTTCCTCGGCGCGCCGCTGCTCGCGGTGCTGGCCCGGAAGGTGGCCCGATGA
- the nirD gene encoding nitrite reductase small subunit NirD: MTIELLLDDAWFPVCDDALLTPGRGVAALLPDGSQAALFQDRHGALYAIGNRDPFTGAYVLSRGLLGSAAGRTYVASPLLKQRFDLATGTCLDDESVSTDSYAVRSL, encoded by the coding sequence ATGACCATCGAACTCCTCCTCGACGACGCCTGGTTCCCGGTCTGCGACGACGCGCTGCTGACCCCGGGCCGGGGCGTCGCCGCCCTGCTGCCCGACGGCTCGCAGGCCGCGCTCTTCCAGGACCGGCACGGCGCCCTGTACGCGATCGGCAACCGGGACCCGTTCACCGGCGCCTACGTCCTGTCCCGCGGTCTGCTCGGCTCGGCGGCGGGCCGGACGTACGTCGCCTCGCCGCTGCTCAAGCAGCGCTTCGATCTGGCGACCGGGACCTGCCTGGACGACGAATCGGTCAGTACCGACTCGTATGCCGTCAGATCCCTGTAA
- the nirB gene encoding nitrite reductase large subunit NirB: MAVDTMAGGTTDVPTVPTIVLVGHGMVGQRFLEALADRGVTGRARVVVLCEEPRAAYDRVHLTSYFSGTTPDELALAEDGFLEKHGIELRLGDPALTVDRAARTVTARSGLTFGYDTLVLATGSFPFVPPVPGKDAEGCFVYRTIEDLLKIEEYAATGGTGTVVGGGLLGLEAAGALKGLGLDTHVVEFAPRLMPVQIDEGGGEALRRTIEEMGVTVHTGVGTQAIVAGEDGRVAAMSLSDGSTLTTGLVVFSAGVRPRDQLARECGLPVGERGGIVVDEQCRTGDEAVYAIGECALAADGRVYGLVAPGYEMAETAAKAIAGDAGSFRGADLSTKLKLLGVDVASFGDAHGATPGCLDVLYSDSRSGVYKKLVVSREGVLLGGILVGDADSYGMLRPMTGSVPPVPPERLVLPAGAGGPVELGPSSLPDTAVICSCHNVTKGAILGAVAEHSCTTVPQIKKCTKAGTGCGSCLKVLGQLLPAAEDQGLCGCFAHTRQELYEIVRALRVTSFAALLDSHGREAARGGEGCEVCKPAVASVIASLAPSIGAPVHVLDGGQAALQDTNDHFLANLQRNGSYSIVPRIPGGEITPEKLIVIGEVARDFGLYTKITGGQRIDLFGARVDQLPLIWTRLVDAGFESGHAYGKALRTVKSCVGSTWCRYGVQDSVKMAIGLELRYRGLRSPHKLKSAVSGCARECAEARGKDFGIIATASGWNLYVGGNGGADPRHADLLAQDLSDAELVRLIDRFLMFYIRTADRLERTSAWLERIEGGLEHVRDVVVHDSLGICDELESLMSAHVAGYRDEWADTINDPERLSRFVSFVNAPDVPDPSVRFVEERDQVKPDLDLLAGPVLLAGPTLAIRTLEGTVTA; the protein is encoded by the coding sequence ATGGCTGTTGACACGATGGCTGGCGGCACGACGGACGTTCCCACGGTTCCGACGATCGTGCTGGTCGGCCACGGCATGGTCGGGCAGCGGTTCCTGGAGGCGCTCGCCGACCGGGGCGTCACCGGGCGGGCGCGGGTGGTCGTGCTGTGCGAGGAGCCCCGCGCGGCGTACGACCGGGTCCATCTGACCTCGTACTTCTCCGGGACGACGCCGGACGAACTCGCCCTCGCCGAGGACGGTTTCCTGGAGAAGCACGGCATCGAGCTGCGGCTGGGGGATCCCGCGCTCACCGTCGACCGGGCGGCCCGCACCGTGACCGCCCGCTCCGGGCTGACCTTCGGGTACGACACGCTGGTGCTGGCCACCGGCTCCTTCCCGTTCGTACCGCCGGTCCCCGGCAAGGACGCCGAGGGCTGCTTCGTGTACCGCACCATCGAGGACCTGCTGAAGATCGAGGAGTACGCCGCGACCGGCGGAACCGGCACGGTCGTCGGCGGCGGGCTGCTGGGCCTGGAGGCGGCGGGCGCCCTGAAGGGGCTCGGACTGGACACGCACGTCGTGGAGTTCGCGCCGCGCCTGATGCCGGTGCAGATCGACGAGGGCGGCGGTGAGGCGCTGCGGCGCACCATCGAGGAGATGGGTGTCACCGTCCACACGGGCGTCGGCACCCAGGCGATCGTCGCGGGCGAGGACGGCAGGGTCGCCGCGATGTCGCTGTCGGACGGTTCGACGCTCACGACCGGCCTGGTGGTCTTCTCGGCCGGCGTCCGCCCCCGCGACCAGCTGGCCCGGGAGTGCGGACTGCCGGTCGGCGAGCGCGGCGGGATCGTCGTGGACGAGCAGTGCCGCACCGGGGACGAGGCGGTGTACGCGATCGGCGAGTGCGCGCTGGCCGCCGACGGCCGGGTGTACGGGCTGGTCGCGCCCGGCTACGAGATGGCGGAGACGGCGGCGAAGGCGATCGCGGGCGACGCCGGCTCCTTCCGGGGCGCGGACCTGTCGACGAAGCTCAAGCTGCTCGGGGTGGACGTGGCGAGCTTCGGCGACGCGCACGGCGCGACGCCCGGGTGCCTGGACGTGCTGTACTCCGACTCCCGTTCCGGTGTGTACAAGAAGCTGGTGGTCTCGCGCGAGGGTGTGCTGCTGGGCGGCATCCTGGTCGGCGACGCCGACTCGTACGGAATGCTGCGCCCGATGACCGGCTCGGTGCCGCCGGTGCCGCCCGAGCGGCTGGTGCTGCCGGCGGGCGCCGGCGGTCCGGTCGAGCTCGGGCCGTCCTCGCTGCCCGACACGGCGGTGATCTGCAGCTGCCACAACGTCACCAAGGGCGCGATCCTCGGCGCCGTCGCCGAGCACTCCTGCACCACCGTGCCGCAGATCAAGAAGTGCACCAAAGCCGGTACGGGGTGCGGGAGTTGCCTCAAGGTGCTGGGGCAGCTGCTGCCGGCCGCCGAGGACCAGGGGCTGTGCGGCTGCTTCGCGCACACCCGCCAGGAGCTGTACGAGATCGTGCGCGCGCTGCGGGTCACCTCGTTCGCGGCGCTGCTCGACAGCCACGGGCGCGAGGCGGCCAGGGGCGGCGAGGGCTGCGAGGTCTGCAAGCCGGCGGTGGCCTCCGTCATCGCCTCGCTGGCGCCGTCGATCGGCGCTCCGGTGCATGTGCTGGACGGCGGGCAGGCCGCGCTCCAGGACACCAACGACCACTTCCTGGCGAACCTGCAGCGCAACGGCTCGTACTCGATCGTGCCGCGCATCCCCGGCGGTGAGATCACTCCGGAGAAGCTCATCGTGATCGGCGAGGTGGCCCGGGACTTCGGCCTCTACACGAAGATCACCGGCGGTCAGCGGATCGACCTCTTCGGCGCCCGCGTCGACCAGCTGCCGCTGATCTGGACACGGCTGGTGGACGCCGGGTTCGAGTCGGGGCACGCGTACGGCAAGGCGCTGCGCACCGTGAAGTCGTGCGTGGGCAGCACCTGGTGCCGGTACGGCGTCCAGGACAGCGTGAAGATGGCCATCGGCCTGGAGCTGCGCTACCGGGGGCTGCGCTCGCCGCACAAGCTCAAGTCCGCCGTCTCGGGGTGCGCCCGCGAGTGCGCGGAGGCCCGCGGCAAGGACTTCGGGATCATCGCCACCGCGTCGGGCTGGAACCTGTACGTCGGCGGCAACGGCGGTGCCGACCCGCGCCACGCGGACCTGCTGGCGCAGGACCTCAGCGACGCGGAACTGGTCCGGCTCATCGACCGGTTCCTGATGTTCTACATCCGCACCGCGGACCGGCTGGAGCGCACCTCCGCGTGGCTGGAGCGGATCGAGGGCGGCCTGGAGCACGTCCGCGACGTCGTCGTGCACGACTCGCTGGGCATCTGCGACGAGCTGGAGTCCCTGATGTCCGCGCATGTCGCGGGGTACCGCGACGAGTGGGCGGACACCATCAACGACCCCGAGCGGCTGAGCCGCTTCGTCTCCTTCGTCAACGCGCCGGACGTGCCCGACCCCAGCGTCCGGTTCGTCGAGGAGCGCGACCAGGTCAAGCCCGATCTGGATCTGCTGGCCGGCCCGGTGCTGCTCGCCGGCCCCACCCTCGCCATCCGCACCCTCGAAGGGACGGTCACCGCATGA
- a CDS encoding type II toxin-antitoxin system RelE/ParE family toxin, whose product MREPWQIEIEPEVRQWLELLSDAQHDKAERAADMLAAEPTTLGEPYSRHLGGKVRELRFTMDGNAVRVTYWLAPNRRIVLLTVFRKTRQREVAEVDRADQAQKVCEADHGSAEHIYDRSKEERS is encoded by the coding sequence GTGCGCGAACCCTGGCAGATTGAGATCGAGCCGGAGGTCAGGCAGTGGCTGGAGCTGTTGTCGGACGCCCAGCACGACAAGGCCGAACGGGCGGCGGACATGCTTGCTGCGGAGCCGACCACTCTGGGTGAGCCGTACTCCCGGCACCTCGGCGGTAAGGTGCGCGAGCTGCGCTTCACCATGGATGGCAACGCGGTACGCGTCACGTACTGGCTGGCCCCCAACCGGCGCATCGTGCTGCTGACGGTGTTCCGCAAGACCAGACAACGCGAGGTGGCCGAGGTCGACCGCGCCGACCAGGCCCAGAAAGTGTGCGAGGCGGACCATGGTTCCGCCGAGCACATCTACGACCGGAGCAAGGAGGAGAGGTCGTGA
- a CDS encoding MarR family transcriptional regulator: protein MAAPDDSPGFLFWRTSLHWQRAIAAALAPLDLTHAQFVLLAGLWWLDGQGEQPNQLQLARHSGTDVKMTSQVLRRLEDKGLLTRVTDPSDTRAKRLGITPAGARLATEAVAKVEATDAAFFGAAPDQEALLVALRTLAVPPAVQPAGAPADA, encoded by the coding sequence ATGGCCGCACCCGACGACAGCCCCGGTTTCCTGTTCTGGCGCACCTCCCTCCACTGGCAGCGCGCCATCGCGGCGGCCCTGGCCCCGCTCGATCTCACCCACGCCCAGTTCGTCCTGCTGGCCGGGCTGTGGTGGCTCGACGGCCAGGGCGAGCAGCCCAACCAGCTCCAACTGGCCCGGCACAGCGGCACGGACGTGAAGATGACGTCGCAGGTGCTGCGCCGGCTGGAGGACAAGGGCCTGCTCACGCGCGTGACCGATCCGAGCGACACCCGGGCCAAGCGGCTCGGGATCACGCCCGCGGGCGCCAGGCTGGCGACCGAGGCGGTCGCCAAGGTCGAGGCGACCGACGCGGCGTTCTTCGGTGCGGCGCCCGACCAGGAGGCGCTGCTCGTCGCGCTGCGCACCCTCGCCGTGCCGCCCGCCGTGCAGCCCGCCGGAGCCCCCGCCGACGCGTGA
- a CDS encoding molybdopterin oxidoreductase family protein — MSLSTVDTHCPYCALQCGMGLAVLPAGGVEVVERPAFPVNRGALCGKGRTAPEVLARGARLTGPLVRGAGGALEPAGWDEALNRVAEGLLRTRAAHGRDAVGVFGGGGLTNEKAYALGKFARVVLRTSQIDYNGRFCMSSAAAAHQRAFGLDRGLPFPLEDIARTGCVILVGSNLAETMPPALRHLTELRERGGTLIVVDPRRTRTVEHADLHLQPRPGTDLALALGLLHLAVAEGYLDEEFIAERTSGWAEARPGVMAHWPELVERITGVPVPQLREAVRMFCATPEGMVLTARGPEQQSKGTDTVSAWINLCLATGRAGRPLSGYGCLTGQGNGQGGREHGQKADQLPGYRKLDDPAARAHVAAVWGVDPDDLPAPGRSAYELLDALGVEVHALLLMGSNPVVSAPNAAHIAGRIASLGFLAVCDVVLSETAELADVVLPVTQWAEETGTTTNLEGRVILRRKAIEPPPEVRTDLEVLNGIAARLGWEEGFPTDPEEVFEELRRASAGGPADYSGITYRRIAEEDGVFWPCPQSSSDAAHPGTPRLFLDRFATPDGRARFVPVLHRPSAEEPSADYPLHLTTGRVLAQYQSGAQTRRVRELNAASPGPFVQLHPQLAERLGIAEGDRLAVTSRRGRAVAPALISSAIRPDTVFMPFHWPGEGRANTLTNPALDPTSRMPEFKVCAVRVEAAGPANG, encoded by the coding sequence ATGAGCCTGAGCACCGTTGACACGCACTGTCCCTACTGCGCCCTGCAGTGCGGCATGGGGCTCGCGGTGCTGCCGGCGGGCGGCGTCGAGGTCGTGGAGCGGCCCGCGTTCCCGGTGAACCGGGGCGCGCTGTGCGGCAAGGGGCGCACCGCGCCCGAGGTGCTGGCCCGCGGCGCCCGGCTGACCGGGCCGCTGGTGCGCGGCGCCGGCGGCGCCCTGGAGCCGGCCGGCTGGGACGAGGCGCTCAACCGGGTCGCCGAGGGACTGCTGCGGACGCGGGCCGCGCACGGCCGCGACGCCGTCGGGGTCTTCGGCGGCGGCGGGCTGACGAACGAGAAGGCGTACGCGCTCGGCAAGTTCGCGCGGGTGGTGCTGCGCACCTCACAGATCGACTACAACGGCCGGTTCTGCATGTCCTCGGCGGCCGCCGCCCATCAGCGGGCCTTCGGCCTTGACCGGGGGCTGCCGTTCCCGCTGGAGGACATCGCCCGCACCGGCTGCGTGATCCTCGTCGGCTCCAACCTCGCCGAGACGATGCCGCCCGCGCTGCGTCACCTCACGGAACTGCGGGAGCGGGGCGGCACGTTGATCGTCGTGGACCCGCGCCGCACCCGCACCGTGGAGCACGCCGATCTGCATCTGCAGCCCCGGCCCGGCACCGATCTGGCGCTCGCGCTCGGACTGCTGCACCTCGCGGTCGCCGAGGGGTACCTGGACGAGGAGTTCATCGCGGAGCGCACGAGCGGCTGGGCCGAGGCGCGGCCGGGCGTCATGGCGCACTGGCCGGAGCTGGTGGAACGCATCACCGGGGTGCCGGTGCCGCAACTGCGGGAGGCCGTGCGGATGTTCTGCGCGACACCGGAGGGCATGGTCCTCACCGCGCGCGGCCCCGAGCAGCAGTCCAAGGGCACCGACACCGTCAGCGCCTGGATCAACCTGTGCCTCGCCACCGGCCGCGCCGGCCGGCCGCTCTCCGGCTACGGCTGCCTCACCGGGCAGGGCAACGGACAGGGCGGGCGCGAGCACGGCCAGAAGGCCGACCAGCTCCCCGGCTACCGCAAGCTGGACGACCCGGCGGCGCGCGCCCACGTGGCGGCGGTGTGGGGCGTCGACCCGGACGACCTGCCGGCGCCGGGACGCAGCGCGTACGAACTGCTGGACGCGCTCGGCGTGGAGGTGCACGCGCTGCTGCTGATGGGTTCCAACCCGGTCGTCTCCGCGCCGAACGCCGCGCACATCGCCGGGCGGATCGCCTCGCTCGGCTTCCTCGCGGTCTGCGACGTCGTCCTGTCGGAGACGGCCGAGCTGGCGGACGTCGTCCTGCCGGTCACCCAGTGGGCGGAGGAGACCGGCACGACCACCAACCTGGAGGGCCGGGTGATCCTGCGCCGCAAGGCGATCGAGCCGCCGCCGGAGGTCCGTACCGACCTGGAGGTGCTGAACGGGATCGCCGCCCGGCTCGGCTGGGAGGAGGGCTTCCCCACCGACCCCGAGGAGGTCTTCGAGGAGCTGCGCCGCGCGTCGGCGGGCGGCCCCGCGGACTACTCGGGCATCACCTACCGGCGGATCGCGGAGGAGGACGGCGTCTTCTGGCCGTGCCCGCAATCGTCTTCCGACGCCGCGCACCCCGGAACTCCCCGCCTCTTCCTGGACCGTTTCGCGACGCCGGACGGCCGGGCCCGCTTCGTCCCGGTCCTGCACCGGCCCTCCGCGGAGGAGCCGTCCGCGGACTACCCGCTCCATCTGACGACGGGCCGCGTCCTGGCGCAGTACCAGTCCGGTGCCCAGACCCGCCGGGTCCGCGAACTCAACGCCGCCTCCCCCGGCCCCTTCGTGCAGCTCCATCCACAGCTCGCCGAACGCCTGGGGATCGCCGAGGGCGACCGCCTCGCCGTCACCAGCCGCCGCGGCCGCGCCGTCGCCCCCGCGCTCATCAGCTCCGCCATCCGCCCCGACACCGTCTTCATGCCGTTCCACTGGCCGGGCGAGGGCCGCGCCAACACCCTGACGAACCCGGCCCTCGACCCGACGTCCCGCATGCCGGAGTTCAAGGTGTGCGCGGTACGGGTGGAGGCGGCGGGTCCCGCGAACGGCTGA
- a CDS encoding helix-turn-helix transcriptional regulator, which yields MNHSQWKTTRTRRLLGEKVEESTAYLQAGYAFALGQAVYDRRAELGLSQTELARRADMTQPQISNIEGGDSVPTLPLLTRLAKALDASLTIDLDGDTSAFVFTAHDRRPPHETSPGGRSSAA from the coding sequence GTGAATCACTCCCAGTGGAAAACGACCCGGACCAGAAGGCTGCTGGGTGAGAAGGTCGAGGAGTCCACGGCCTACCTCCAGGCCGGGTACGCCTTCGCGCTCGGCCAGGCGGTCTACGACCGGCGAGCGGAGCTCGGTCTCTCACAGACCGAGTTGGCCCGGCGCGCCGACATGACCCAGCCCCAGATCTCCAACATCGAGGGCGGTGACTCCGTACCGACCCTGCCCCTGCTGACGCGTCTGGCCAAGGCCTTGGACGCGTCGCTGACCATCGACCTGGACGGCGACACCTCGGCCTTCGTGTTCACCGCCCACGACAGGCGCCCGCCGCATGAGACATCGCCGGGCGGACGTTCCTCGGCGGCTTGA
- a CDS encoding FAD-dependent oxidoreductase: protein MDIDAGMEIVVVGGGMAGARLAQQLAPAAPGVRVTLFGEERHAPYNRVLLAEVLAGRYEPDVITLPDAACAVRRVVRVDRAERLVICDDGSATRYDRLVLATGSNPVLPPLRGLFEAGRGELPLGVHAFRTMDDCLALSGALRPGVRAVVVGGGLLGVSAARALAARGAHVVLLQQGEYLMERQLDAQSGTLLRAHLESLGIEVHTECRVRGLRTAPDGTPQAVRSVRSVELADGYCLGTDLVVLACGVRPRTGLAQAAGLEVDRGIVVDDELRTSDPFIHAIGDCSQHGGVVYGLANAAREQADALALLLTEAARGPVPGRPADPPRYTGTRALTRLTLNGSPGPGPAPAAAPRTEARLGATGIAPFDLAAFGDPLPVPGDDVLRLTDATRGAYRKVVIRDDRLVGGILLGDLAAVGTLARTWEADEPLPATSAPLLHLLTNDGGS from the coding sequence ATGGACATCGACGCGGGCATGGAGATCGTGGTGGTGGGCGGTGGGATGGCGGGCGCGCGCCTGGCGCAGCAGCTCGCGCCCGCCGCCCCCGGCGTCCGCGTGACGCTGTTCGGGGAGGAGCGGCACGCGCCGTACAACCGGGTGCTGCTCGCCGAGGTCCTCGCCGGACGGTACGAGCCGGACGTCATCACGCTGCCGGACGCCGCCTGCGCCGTACGGCGCGTGGTGCGGGTGGACCGGGCGGAGCGCCTCGTGATCTGCGACGACGGTTCCGCCACCCGCTACGACCGGCTGGTGCTGGCCACCGGCTCCAACCCGGTGCTCCCGCCGCTGCGCGGCCTGTTCGAGGCCGGGCGGGGTGAACTGCCGCTGGGCGTGCACGCCTTCCGCACCATGGACGACTGCCTGGCGCTGTCCGGGGCGCTGCGCCCCGGCGTACGGGCCGTCGTCGTCGGGGGCGGGCTGCTCGGGGTGTCCGCGGCGCGGGCGCTGGCGGCGCGCGGCGCCCATGTCGTCCTGCTCCAGCAGGGCGAGTACCTGATGGAGCGGCAGCTGGACGCGCAGTCCGGCACGCTGCTGCGCGCGCATCTGGAGTCGCTGGGCATCGAGGTCCACACGGAGTGCCGGGTGCGGGGGCTGCGGACCGCACCCGACGGGACGCCGCAGGCCGTCCGGTCCGTCCGGTCCGTCGAACTCGCCGACGGCTACTGCCTCGGCACCGACCTCGTCGTGCTCGCCTGCGGCGTGCGGCCCCGCACCGGGCTGGCGCAGGCGGCGGGTCTCGAGGTCGACCGAGGCATCGTCGTGGACGACGAGCTGCGGACGTCCGACCCGTTCATCCACGCGATCGGCGACTGCTCGCAGCACGGCGGTGTCGTGTACGGCCTGGCCAACGCGGCCCGTGAACAGGCGGACGCGCTGGCGCTGCTGCTCACCGAGGCGGCGCGGGGGCCCGTACCCGGCCGCCCGGCCGACCCACCGCGCTACACCGGCACCCGCGCCCTGACCCGGCTGACCCTCAACGGCTCCCCCGGGCCCGGGCCCGCCCCCGCAGCCGCCCCCCGCACCGAAGCCCGCCTCGGCGCCACCGGGATCGCCCCCTTCGACCTCGCCGCGTTCGGCGACCCGCTGCCGGTCCCCGGCGATGACGTCCTGCGCCTCACCGACGCGACCCGCGGCGCCTACCGGAAGGTCGTCATCCGTGACGACCGGCTGGTCGGCGGGATCCTGCTCGGCGATCTCGCCGCGGTGGGCACGCTCGCCCGCACCTGGGAGGCCGACGAACCGCTCCCGGCCACATCCGCTCCGCTGCTCCACCTGCTCACCAACGACGGAGGTTCCTGA
- a CDS encoding OsmC family protein translates to MPTPHTYDTQVTWTGNLGTGTSTYRSYDRSHEVSAAGLPTILGSSDPTFRGDATRWNPEQLLLAALSQCHMLAYLHVCAVGGVTVTAYTDHAHGTMETTPEGGHFTEAVLRPQVEVASQEMAAKAATLHTDAHRTCFIAGSVNFPVRHDPVITVRPTD, encoded by the coding sequence GTGCCCACGCCCCACACCTATGACACACAGGTCACCTGGACCGGCAACCTGGGCACCGGCACGAGCACTTACCGCTCCTACGACCGCTCCCACGAGGTCTCCGCCGCCGGCCTTCCCACCATCCTCGGCAGCTCCGACCCGACCTTCCGCGGCGACGCCACCCGCTGGAACCCCGAGCAGCTGCTCCTCGCCGCGCTGTCGCAGTGCCACATGCTCGCCTACCTGCACGTCTGCGCCGTCGGCGGCGTCACGGTCACCGCCTACACGGACCACGCGCACGGCACGATGGAAACCACCCCCGAGGGCGGCCACTTCACCGAGGCGGTCCTGCGCCCGCAGGTCGAGGTCGCCTCCCAGGAGATGGCCGCCAAGGCCGCCACCCTCCACACCGACGCCCACCGCACCTGCTTCATCGCGGGCTCGGTGAACTTCCCGGTCCGCCACGACCCGGTGATCACGGTCCGCCCCACTGACTGA